A genomic window from Catenulispora sp. GP43 includes:
- a CDS encoding phosphopantetheine-binding protein, whose protein sequence is MDDAIMTPTELRLAEIWGRVLDLEAVAPDEDFFDLGGDSLLATKVVLLARREWDVEFTVRVLLDAPVLKDLAERVDQLVAAAPVPE, encoded by the coding sequence ATGGACGACGCAATCATGACGCCGACCGAACTGCGGCTCGCCGAGATCTGGGGCCGGGTCCTGGATCTGGAGGCGGTCGCGCCCGACGAGGACTTCTTCGACCTCGGCGGGGACTCGCTGCTGGCCACCAAGGTGGTCCTGCTGGCCCGCCGGGAGTGGGATGTCGAGTTCACCGTCCGGGTGCTCCTGGACGCCCCGGTGCTCAAGGACCTCGCCGAGCGGGTGGACCAGCTGGTCGCCGCGGCGCCCGTACCGGAATGA
- a CDS encoding TauD/TfdA family dioxygenase — protein MTDVTSAAAPVLQAPDADPLGWLAASAPTISARLLDTGAVLVRGLPASSPADLAAARAALGVQPFVSTEAFGHRSELAQGVLSPIRWPAGRELCPYQEEAFGTIVPGTVLTACVRPPDSGGEALLSDAHALLAHLPEHLRDRLSTQGWLMTRSFHGYFGMTWQDAFGVADRERLTEVLAAQGIDHAWLPDDVLRTRRRRTAILRHPSTGLECWFNQIAFLNNGSLEPRERALLTEAFGDDLPVDSAFGDGTPLSPHDLSALHAAYDATTTAIAWQSGDLLVTDNIRTALGRAPHSGDPAFLVALGDPVDRRAHEQFPSEEDRP, from the coding sequence ATGACGGATGTCACCTCGGCCGCTGCGCCTGTCCTCCAGGCCCCGGACGCCGATCCGCTCGGTTGGCTCGCCGCCAGCGCGCCGACCATCTCGGCGCGACTGCTCGACACCGGCGCGGTGCTCGTCAGGGGTCTGCCGGCGAGTTCACCCGCCGATCTCGCCGCGGCGCGCGCGGCCCTGGGGGTCCAGCCGTTCGTCTCCACCGAGGCTTTCGGCCATCGCAGCGAACTCGCGCAGGGCGTCCTGTCACCGATCAGGTGGCCGGCCGGCCGGGAGCTGTGCCCGTACCAGGAAGAAGCGTTCGGCACCATCGTGCCCGGCACCGTGCTCACCGCCTGTGTCCGGCCTCCCGACTCCGGCGGGGAGGCGCTGCTGAGCGATGCGCACGCGCTGCTCGCGCACCTGCCGGAACACCTCCGAGACCGACTGAGCACCCAGGGCTGGCTGATGACCCGGTCCTTCCACGGCTATTTCGGCATGACGTGGCAGGACGCCTTCGGGGTCGCCGACCGTGAGCGGCTGACCGAGGTCTTGGCCGCACAGGGCATCGACCACGCCTGGCTCCCGGACGACGTGTTGCGCACCCGTCGGCGCCGCACCGCGATCCTGCGGCACCCGAGCACCGGGCTCGAATGCTGGTTCAACCAGATCGCGTTCCTGAACAACGGCAGTCTGGAGCCGCGGGAGCGCGCCTTGCTCACCGAGGCCTTCGGCGACGATCTGCCGGTCGACTCCGCGTTCGGCGACGGCACACCGCTGAGCCCGCACGACCTGTCGGCCTTGCACGCGGCCTACGACGCCACCACGACGGCGATCGCCTGGCAGAGCGGCGATCTCCTCGTCACCGACAACATCCGTACCGCCCTCGGGCGCGCGCCGCATAGCGGCGATCCCGCCTTCCTGGTCGCCCTCGGCGATCCGGTCGATCGGCGGGCCCATGAGCAGTTCCCTTCGGAAGAGGACAGACCATGA
- a CDS encoding amino acid adenylation domain-containing protein: MTASSLPSPDSIIAVAAEVIGVPPERLAGRSLTELGGSSLAAGRLVVALQRRHGLRLAARDVLTADDLSALLVEHLAAAAAPAPTPAVAGPESGTGPASVQTPPKPGELVPLTWQQRIMWFQAKLDPGSPRFHFHALLRFDAVPDPDALRGALAEALRRLPVLRTTVKETADGVWQEVPADTVAPQDVELRDVRLDRMPSVTSDVLREVDADRPFDLAAGPLARWTLVRFPDGSAGLLHSEHHLVHDGLSFLTFLATLGEPDPGTDPDLGYFVYARDQTPPAEGAVQAAVEACATSDLTAFAGDGGGSGSSSSSSSSSSSSSSSSSSETTANGDLFLRIPVPRHLMERADRAARRAKVSRFAVFLAAFADAVARHQNREHFVLGTGTANRPAEFGSTAGMFVSFVPVVVAHRDDPGSHLAAVDTALSEAIDRSHLPVQDIVRGLGRRVRGGNTLFTAGFSHFEQTITEVRFAGVTATVEVGLATGVAKGPVDAVLVVRPGEADPRAEILLEGESAVVSEDDLWALWTYTAEWLSRLDPADGPAVRDTEVGELLTRVVAHAGRDGRQVAFADESGSLTYADLVRLGERGREVWRPGDVVGVLGGAGRRFFATAFAVLYAGATYVPLASDQPVERLRSMVRQAGCGSGVRIDAATSTLAAALFQDPDTPDIKVLTWEDLDRPTSAPPSGPAPTSSPAYIMFTSGSTGQPKGVVVRRSGLDPLCAWAAGICALSPRDTVAQWASTGFDGSALEVWPALWAGATVRTVPADARIDPLALAQWLAAEADCAFVTASFAELLAESDWPAACRLRVLMTGAERLHPIPAGLPFRVLNAYGPTEATIVATAGWAVLGADELPPIGRPLPHADVRVVAPNGIPVAAGLTGELWIGGAGVADGYVAQPQQTAARFIPDPYADEEPRRLYRTGDLVRLTPDGVLHYVGRQDRQVKVSGVRFELGELEAAARRRPGVRQAVALTGPPDDRPHLFVVPEADADPDRLEQEVRESLPPQLRHLPVRFVPELPTTANGKVDVQPLMDTVR, translated from the coding sequence ATGACCGCGTCCTCCCTTCCCTCCCCCGACTCGATCATCGCGGTCGCGGCCGAGGTGATCGGCGTCCCGCCCGAGAGGCTCGCCGGGCGATCCCTGACCGAGCTGGGCGGGAGCTCGCTGGCGGCCGGCCGGTTGGTCGTGGCGTTGCAGCGCCGTCACGGGCTCCGCCTGGCGGCCAGGGACGTACTCACCGCTGACGACCTCTCGGCGCTCCTGGTGGAACACCTCGCCGCAGCAGCAGCACCGGCGCCGACGCCGGCTGTGGCCGGGCCCGAGTCCGGAACCGGTCCGGCGAGTGTCCAGACGCCGCCGAAGCCGGGCGAGCTGGTCCCGCTCACGTGGCAGCAGCGCATCATGTGGTTCCAGGCCAAGCTCGACCCGGGATCGCCGCGGTTCCACTTCCACGCGCTGCTTCGGTTCGACGCGGTGCCCGACCCGGATGCGCTGCGCGGCGCCCTGGCGGAGGCGCTCAGGCGGCTGCCGGTGCTGCGGACCACCGTCAAGGAGACGGCGGACGGGGTGTGGCAGGAGGTTCCCGCCGACACCGTGGCACCGCAGGATGTGGAGCTCCGGGACGTCAGGCTGGACCGGATGCCGTCCGTCACCAGTGACGTCCTGCGCGAAGTCGACGCCGACAGGCCGTTCGACCTGGCGGCCGGCCCTCTGGCGCGCTGGACCCTGGTGCGCTTCCCCGACGGTTCGGCCGGCTTGCTCCATTCCGAACACCATCTCGTCCACGACGGACTCAGCTTCCTGACCTTCCTGGCGACGCTCGGCGAGCCGGACCCCGGAACGGATCCCGATCTCGGCTACTTCGTCTACGCGCGCGACCAGACGCCGCCGGCGGAAGGCGCGGTCCAGGCTGCTGTCGAGGCGTGCGCGACCTCCGACCTGACGGCGTTCGCCGGAGACGGCGGCGGCAGCGGCAGCAGCAGCAGCAGCAGCAGCAGCAGCAGCAGCAGCAGCAGCAGCAGCAGCAGCGAAACCACCGCAAACGGCGACCTGTTCCTCCGGATCCCGGTTCCCCGCCACCTGATGGAACGAGCGGACCGCGCCGCGCGTCGGGCCAAGGTCTCGCGCTTCGCGGTGTTCCTCGCGGCGTTCGCCGACGCCGTGGCCCGGCATCAGAACCGCGAGCACTTCGTCCTGGGCACGGGCACCGCCAACCGTCCGGCGGAGTTCGGCTCGACCGCGGGGATGTTCGTGTCCTTCGTCCCGGTGGTCGTCGCGCACCGCGACGATCCCGGCTCGCACCTCGCCGCCGTCGACACCGCCCTGAGCGAGGCGATCGACCGGTCGCACCTGCCGGTGCAGGACATCGTACGCGGGCTCGGCCGGCGGGTCCGCGGCGGCAACACGCTGTTCACCGCCGGCTTCAGCCACTTCGAGCAGACGATCACCGAGGTGCGGTTCGCGGGTGTGACGGCGACGGTGGAGGTGGGGTTGGCGACCGGGGTTGCCAAGGGACCGGTGGACGCGGTCCTCGTGGTCCGGCCCGGGGAAGCGGACCCGCGCGCCGAGATCCTGCTGGAGGGCGAGTCCGCCGTGGTGTCCGAGGACGACTTGTGGGCACTGTGGACCTATACGGCCGAGTGGCTGTCCCGGCTCGATCCGGCCGATGGTCCGGCAGTGCGCGACACCGAGGTCGGCGAGCTGCTGACCCGAGTGGTCGCGCATGCCGGGCGAGACGGCCGCCAGGTCGCTTTCGCCGATGAATCCGGGTCCCTCACCTACGCCGATCTCGTGCGATTGGGCGAGCGCGGACGCGAGGTGTGGCGGCCTGGCGACGTCGTCGGGGTCCTCGGCGGGGCCGGCCGTCGCTTCTTCGCCACGGCGTTCGCGGTTCTCTACGCCGGCGCCACGTACGTCCCGCTCGCGTCGGACCAACCCGTCGAGCGCCTGCGGTCGATGGTCAGGCAAGCGGGGTGCGGGTCCGGGGTGCGCATCGACGCGGCCACCTCGACACTGGCGGCCGCGCTCTTCCAGGATCCTGATACACCAGACATCAAAGTCCTGACTTGGGAGGACCTGGATCGCCCTACCTCGGCGCCACCCTCGGGACCGGCGCCCACCTCCAGCCCGGCCTACATCATGTTCACCTCGGGCAGCACCGGGCAGCCCAAGGGCGTCGTGGTGCGCCGTTCCGGGCTGGACCCGTTGTGTGCGTGGGCAGCCGGAATCTGTGCCTTGAGCCCGCGGGACACCGTGGCCCAGTGGGCGAGCACCGGGTTCGACGGCTCCGCGCTGGAGGTGTGGCCGGCGTTGTGGGCCGGGGCGACGGTGCGCACCGTCCCGGCGGACGCCCGCATCGATCCGCTCGCGCTCGCGCAATGGCTGGCCGCCGAAGCCGACTGCGCGTTCGTGACCGCGAGCTTCGCCGAACTGCTGGCCGAGTCGGACTGGCCCGCCGCCTGCCGGCTCCGGGTGTTGATGACCGGCGCCGAGCGGCTTCATCCGATACCGGCGGGCCTGCCGTTCCGAGTCCTCAACGCCTATGGCCCCACCGAGGCCACGATCGTGGCGACCGCGGGCTGGGCGGTACTCGGCGCGGACGAACTGCCGCCCATCGGCCGGCCTCTCCCGCATGCCGACGTCAGGGTGGTCGCACCGAACGGCATCCCGGTCGCCGCGGGTCTCACCGGGGAGTTGTGGATCGGCGGAGCGGGAGTCGCCGACGGGTACGTCGCCCAGCCGCAGCAGACCGCGGCCCGGTTCATCCCCGATCCGTACGCGGACGAGGAGCCGAGGCGCCTCTACCGGACCGGGGACCTCGTTCGGCTGACGCCCGACGGCGTTCTGCACTACGTGGGCCGGCAAGACCGCCAGGTCAAGGTCTCCGGAGTCCGGTTCGAACTCGGCGAGCTGGAAGCCGCGGCACGTCGGCGGCCGGGCGTCCGACAGGCTGTCGCGCTCACCGGTCCCCCGGACGATCGGCCGCACCTGTTCGTGGTCCCCGAAGCCGACGCCGATCCCGACCGGCTCGAACAAGAAGTCCGCGAATCGCTGCCGCCGCAACTCAGACACCTGCCAGTGCGATTCGTCCCCGAACTGCCCACGACCGCCAACGGGAAGGTCGATGTGCAGCCACTGATGGACACCGTCCGATGA
- a CDS encoding thioesterase II family protein — translation MNLPRCLWDVDRAGTGPFHTTLVLLPHSGGSAQAFGRWRGSFPAGVRVLAAQYPGRASRTSEPHAGTVRDIAAELAAALEPESGRLGVFGHSLGAYVGFELCRELERAGRPPAVFFPSAAVPAHHDRGWGSSPADLTDGELLGELREYGGTPDGLEEFPDMLSLALGVCRADLTLAYEYSPGPGPWALSAPIVALGGDADTVVSPAGLRGWGDLGTGPFEVHTFPGNHFYHLEHTAAVTRILAEALSRTTAR, via the coding sequence ATGAACCTTCCCCGGTGTCTGTGGGACGTCGACCGCGCGGGGACGGGGCCGTTCCACACGACGCTGGTCCTGCTGCCGCATTCGGGCGGTTCGGCGCAGGCGTTCGGCCGGTGGCGCGGGAGCTTCCCCGCCGGGGTCCGGGTCCTGGCGGCCCAGTATCCCGGCCGCGCGTCCCGCACGAGCGAGCCGCACGCCGGCACGGTCCGTGACATCGCGGCCGAGCTGGCCGCCGCGCTGGAACCGGAGTCCGGGCGCCTCGGCGTCTTCGGACACAGCCTGGGGGCGTACGTCGGCTTCGAGCTGTGCCGGGAACTCGAGCGCGCCGGCCGGCCGCCGGCCGTCTTCTTCCCGTCCGCGGCCGTCCCCGCGCATCACGACCGCGGCTGGGGATCGTCCCCCGCCGACCTGACCGACGGCGAACTGCTCGGGGAACTGCGGGAGTACGGCGGCACGCCCGACGGCCTGGAGGAGTTCCCCGACATGCTCAGTCTGGCGCTCGGCGTCTGCCGGGCCGACCTGACCCTGGCTTATGAGTACAGCCCCGGTCCCGGACCGTGGGCCTTGTCCGCGCCGATCGTCGCGCTCGGCGGCGACGCCGACACCGTTGTCTCGCCTGCCGGCCTGCGCGGGTGGGGCGATTTGGGCACGGGGCCGTTCGAGGTCCACACGTTCCCGGGCAACCACTTCTACCACCTGGAGCACACTGCGGCCGTGACCCGGATCCTCGCCGAGGCTCTCAGCCGTACGACTGCGCGTTGA
- a CDS encoding radical SAM protein, translating to MRSVVLVELPTYENILPLASGYLQAMAAHDPEVGPAYSFRIVSRPVSLPREEILAGLLELDADVYTFSCYIWNMRLVRWLLDRLRQERPESRFLLGGPQVMNHAATYLADKPENVYVCNGEGEHTFVELLRRLAADTRELSAVPGLSYWHDSDLRTTLPAPRIKDLMEIPSPFLTGVFDDQSYSFAIMETNRGCPFSCSFCYWGAATNDKVHKFEGDRIKDELTWISEHGATGIFIADANWGLSPRDVELTHHIVECGKRTGYPLVVHMAAAKNKPERMAEITEIFVKGGMMVTQPISLQTLDAGTLATVDRQNIRKETYISLQQQLRDKQISSYVELIWPLPGETYESFKDGLTSLCRSYADTIIVYPQLLLHNTPMHSQRELHGLVTEEVPSEVAEAEVVVGTRWVSREECRQGYWLNYAVHSLYNMRALFLLSGYLDATGVIAYGDFFADVARYFQSRTDNEVCRFFAESTAQLANYDLLNSGKTAHFTLSSLRSEFDALLADYVRAQPWWEDPLAREAFELDLLSRPYIYREPFRAPEYDFTEAVVKGTDDKQSVLVEVSAPMTRLLTDRELLPAGADSADARTTVRIDHRARQKMPYMPQRSLEHNANYCQGMVLRFREVLPTWRVVEG from the coding sequence ATGAGGTCCGTCGTACTCGTCGAGCTTCCCACCTATGAGAACATCCTGCCGCTGGCCTCGGGTTACCTGCAGGCCATGGCGGCCCACGACCCCGAGGTCGGCCCGGCGTACTCCTTCCGGATCGTCTCGCGGCCGGTCTCGCTGCCGCGCGAGGAGATCCTGGCGGGGCTGCTCGAGCTGGACGCCGACGTCTACACCTTCAGCTGCTACATCTGGAACATGCGGCTGGTCCGGTGGCTGCTCGACCGGCTGCGGCAGGAGCGTCCGGAGTCCCGCTTCCTGCTCGGCGGCCCGCAGGTGATGAACCACGCGGCCACCTACCTCGCCGACAAGCCGGAGAACGTCTACGTGTGCAACGGCGAGGGCGAGCACACGTTCGTCGAGCTGCTGCGCCGGCTCGCCGCGGACACACGGGAACTCTCGGCCGTCCCGGGACTGTCCTACTGGCACGACAGTGACCTCCGCACCACGCTCCCGGCGCCCCGGATCAAGGATCTGATGGAGATCCCCTCCCCGTTCCTCACCGGTGTCTTCGACGACCAGTCCTACAGCTTCGCCATCATGGAGACGAACCGGGGATGTCCCTTCAGCTGTAGCTTCTGCTACTGGGGCGCCGCCACGAACGACAAGGTGCACAAGTTCGAGGGCGACCGGATCAAGGACGAGCTCACCTGGATCAGCGAACACGGCGCCACCGGCATCTTCATCGCCGACGCCAACTGGGGCCTGTCGCCGAGGGACGTCGAGCTGACCCACCACATCGTCGAATGCGGCAAGCGCACGGGCTACCCGCTGGTCGTGCACATGGCGGCGGCGAAGAACAAGCCGGAACGCATGGCGGAGATCACGGAGATCTTCGTCAAGGGCGGCATGATGGTCACCCAGCCGATCTCCCTGCAGACCCTCGACGCCGGCACGCTGGCGACCGTGGACCGCCAGAACATCCGCAAAGAGACGTACATCTCGCTCCAGCAGCAGCTCCGCGACAAGCAGATCAGCTCCTACGTGGAGCTCATCTGGCCGCTGCCGGGGGAGACCTACGAGTCGTTCAAGGACGGCCTGACCTCGCTGTGCCGCTCATACGCGGACACGATCATCGTGTACCCGCAGCTGCTGCTGCACAACACGCCGATGCACAGCCAGCGCGAGCTGCACGGCCTGGTCACCGAAGAGGTGCCCAGCGAGGTCGCCGAGGCGGAGGTGGTGGTCGGCACCCGCTGGGTGTCCCGCGAGGAGTGCCGTCAGGGCTACTGGCTCAACTACGCGGTCCACTCCCTGTACAACATGCGGGCCCTGTTCCTGCTCTCCGGATACCTCGACGCGACCGGCGTCATCGCCTACGGCGACTTCTTCGCCGACGTCGCCCGCTACTTCCAGAGCCGCACCGACAACGAGGTGTGCCGGTTCTTCGCCGAGTCCACGGCGCAGCTGGCCAACTACGACCTGCTCAACAGCGGCAAGACCGCGCACTTCACCCTCAGCTCCCTGCGCTCCGAGTTCGACGCGCTGCTCGCGGACTACGTGCGTGCCCAGCCCTGGTGGGAAGACCCGCTGGCCCGTGAGGCGTTCGAGCTCGACCTGTTGAGTCGTCCTTATATCTATCGCGAACCGTTCCGCGCGCCGGAGTACGACTTCACCGAGGCCGTGGTGAAGGGCACGGATGACAAGCAGTCGGTCCTGGTCGAGGTGTCCGCACCGATGACGCGACTGCTGACCGACCGGGAACTGCTGCCGGCCGGCGCGGACAGCGCGGACGCGCGTACGACGGTGCGTATCGACCACCGGGCCAGGCAGAAGATGCCTTACATGCCCCAGCGCAGCCTGGAGCACAACGCGAACTACTGCCAGGGCATGGTGCTTCGTTTCCGTGAAGTGCTTCCCACCTGGCGGGTTGTGGAGGGCTAG
- a CDS encoding inositol monophosphatase — protein MTGRVGHPDDADLALLHRMADVADEIALRTPGPQVRAWRKADGSAVSEADIEVETALLAMLAAERPADSVLSEECGARQGTGGTGRRWIIDPIDGTSSFLAGGRDWGTHIALEDAAGLRTAVITRPTEGLRYWALRGAGAYLSSDADPEAPPRRLTMTAGPSLAQARVSGFVEPGSRAGQALADAATWVEEEVCAVGALLEGRLEALLDEGGQIWDQAPVALLVPEAGGVFRDAHGGMRPDLGWALACRGGLCEELWAVLKGDLP, from the coding sequence ATGACGGGCAGAGTCGGACACCCGGACGACGCCGATCTGGCCCTGCTGCACCGGATGGCGGACGTCGCCGACGAGATCGCCCTGCGAACACCGGGCCCGCAGGTCCGCGCCTGGCGCAAGGCGGACGGCAGCGCCGTCAGCGAGGCGGACATCGAGGTCGAGACGGCGCTGCTCGCCATGCTCGCCGCCGAGCGCCCGGCCGACTCGGTGCTGTCGGAGGAATGCGGCGCACGCCAGGGCACCGGTGGCACCGGCCGGCGCTGGATCATCGATCCGATCGACGGCACCTCGTCGTTCCTGGCCGGCGGCCGCGACTGGGGGACACACATCGCGCTGGAGGACGCCGCGGGCCTGCGAACCGCCGTGATCACGCGCCCGACCGAAGGGCTCAGGTACTGGGCGCTGCGCGGGGCGGGAGCGTATCTGAGCTCTGATGCCGATCCGGAGGCGCCGCCACGGCGGCTGACGATGACGGCGGGACCGAGCCTGGCCCAAGCTCGTGTCTCAGGGTTCGTCGAACCCGGCTCGAGGGCCGGCCAGGCGCTGGCGGACGCGGCCACGTGGGTCGAGGAGGAGGTCTGCGCCGTCGGCGCCCTGCTCGAAGGCCGGCTCGAAGCCCTGCTGGACGAGGGCGGCCAGATCTGGGACCAGGCGCCGGTCGCGCTACTGGTCCCAGAGGCCGGCGGAGTGTTCCGTGACGCGCACGGCGGGATGCGCCCCGATCTCGGGTGGGCGCTGGCCTGCCGCGGCGGGCTCTGCGAGGAGTTGTGGGCGGTGCTGAAGGGAGACCTGCCCTAG
- a CDS encoding 2-ketoarginine methyltransferase, with amino-acid sequence MSEFEGGLVDALQPIRHYFLAQVLDYGLRSGLLDELAAAPGRPLPELAAACGLDRERLAGLLRYLSAEEMVTEPETAPALTARGQDVLAYRPWYELLLGGYSDTFKELPAVLADRKAYAGRDGAMVGKGSCGISRHDAIPLVRGLLAKLPTAAATLVDLGCGDGTFLLDLCESEGDGENKGRGIGVDPFGPSIEAARRQAEARGAADRVRFVASPAEEYAFDDPAMTAPCSIAAFSLQEVLEQSGHDAVVDLVRRALAPAGAHLAVVEVDHRPSDAVVRHGLGLAYYNPYYLLHQVTEQRLETAAFWRGLFAQAGAEIVAEHTVDPDVDSTGLELGFLLRPAGAAI; translated from the coding sequence ATGAGTGAGTTCGAGGGCGGTCTGGTCGACGCGCTCCAGCCGATCCGCCACTACTTCCTGGCCCAGGTGCTCGACTACGGACTGCGCTCCGGGCTCCTGGACGAACTCGCCGCCGCACCCGGCCGCCCGCTGCCCGAACTGGCCGCGGCCTGCGGCCTGGACCGCGAGCGCCTGGCCGGCCTGCTGCGCTACCTCTCGGCCGAGGAGATGGTGACCGAGCCGGAGACGGCGCCGGCCCTGACGGCGCGGGGGCAGGACGTGCTCGCCTATCGCCCCTGGTACGAGCTGCTGCTCGGCGGCTACAGCGACACGTTCAAGGAACTCCCGGCGGTCCTGGCCGACCGCAAGGCCTACGCCGGCCGGGACGGCGCGATGGTCGGCAAGGGCAGCTGCGGGATCAGCCGCCACGACGCCATCCCGCTGGTCCGCGGTCTGCTGGCGAAGCTGCCCACGGCCGCGGCCACGCTCGTCGACCTCGGCTGTGGCGACGGCACGTTCCTGCTCGACCTCTGCGAGAGCGAGGGCGACGGCGAGAACAAGGGCCGGGGCATCGGCGTGGACCCGTTCGGCCCCAGCATCGAGGCGGCCCGCCGGCAGGCGGAGGCGCGCGGTGCCGCCGACCGGGTGCGCTTCGTCGCCTCGCCCGCCGAGGAGTACGCGTTCGACGATCCCGCCATGACCGCGCCGTGCTCCATCGCTGCCTTCTCGCTCCAGGAAGTGCTGGAGCAGAGCGGCCACGACGCGGTCGTGGACCTGGTCCGGAGGGCGCTGGCCCCGGCCGGCGCGCATCTGGCGGTGGTGGAGGTCGACCACCGCCCGTCTGACGCAGTGGTCCGGCACGGCCTAGGCCTGGCGTACTACAACCCCTACTACCTTTTGCACCAGGTGACCGAGCAACGGCTGGAGACCGCGGCGTTCTGGCGCGGGTTGTTCGCGCAGGCCGGGGCGGAGATCGTCGCCGAGCACACCGTCGATCCCGACGTGGATTCGACCGGCCTGGAGCTCGGGTTCCTGCTGCGCCCCGCCGGAGCAGCGATATGA